The following proteins are co-located in the Silene latifolia isolate original U9 population chromosome 1, ASM4854445v1, whole genome shotgun sequence genome:
- the LOC141642299 gene encoding uncharacterized protein LOC141642299: MPEDSLYSLLDDPHFLSQTDQPSLQLSSFQFDGTNFLQWRQEIIRALLSKNKVGFITGDCSCPPPADKKHNSWIRCDILYNVSAKTLWADINERYGQLNVLDLYALKKELSNFSQDTRSLLDYYGKIKNLCLEVWANSTLVP, encoded by the exons ATGCCTGAAGATTCATTATACTCTCTATTGGATGATCCTCATTTCCTATCACAAACAGATCAGCCTTCTCTGCAGTTGTCTTCCTTTCAATTTGATGGGACTAATTTCTTACAGTGGCGTCAAGAAATCATCCGTGCTCTTCTTTCCAAGAATAAAGTTGGGTTTATCACTGGTGATTGTTCTTGTCCTCCTCCTGCAGATAAGAAGCATAATTCATGGATCAGGTGTGACATTCTT TATAATGTTTCTGCTAAAACTCTCTGGGCTGACATCAATGAGCGTTATGGTCAATTGAATGTTTTAGACTTGTATGCTCTTAAGAAAGAATTGAGTAATTTTTCTCAAGATACTAGGTCTCTTCTTGATTATTATGGTAAAATCAAGAATTTGTGCCTTGAGGTTTGGGCTAATTCCACTTTAGTGCCCTGA
- the LOC141642309 gene encoding uncharacterized protein LOC141642309 yields the protein MVCRDAEGGVLWGVAVHQREAREPQVLEAEAVLLGLAEARRHGVTKVEIESDCLNVIRDLKSRSTDRSDIFQIYDDIHDLCSYFESVKLLFVRRKFNSVAHELAHVRPWQLGRRIWYEDLPPNIAEFVSLDLVNIR from the coding sequence ATGGTGTGTCGAGATGCTGAGGGAGGCGTGTTGTGGGGTGTGGCGGTACATCAGCGAGAGGCAAGAGAGCCTCAAGTTCTTGAAGCTGAAGCCGTTCTTTTGGGGTTAGCTGAAGCAAGAAGACACGGCGTCACGAAAGTGGAGATTGAAAGTGACTGCTTGAACGTGATTCGAGACTTGAAGAGTAGGAGCACTGACAGGAGTGATATATTTCAAATTTATGACGATATTCATGATTTATGTTCATACTTTGAGTCGGTTAAGCTTTTATTTGTTAGACGTAAATTTAATAGTGTGGCTCACGAATTAGCTCATGTGAGGCCTTGGCAGCTAGGAAGAAGAATTTGGTATGAGGATCTTCCTCCAAACATTGCTGAGTTTGTATCGCTTGATTTAGTTAATATACGTTAA
- the LOC141601675 gene encoding protein CHAPERONE-LIKE PROTEIN OF POR1, chloroplastic, which translates to MVTALLANPNLSAPSLSLNFGNVRKNTSNLGLHRVNSRSLVKCSSVDYSHGGNVPKFPRVRVWDPYKRLGISPYASEEEIWSSRNFLAEQYAGDERSVESIEAAFEKLLMKSFWERKKTKINLKTRLKSKVEESPPWVKNLLSFVELPATVIILRRLFLFAFMAAWSIMNSAEGGPAFQVAISLGACIYFLNDKTKSLPRAAIIGFGSLVAGWLCGSILGPMVPAAILPATWTLELLTSLFVFLTLFVGCTFLK; encoded by the exons ATGGTTACCGCCTTACTagcaaaccctaatttgtcggCTCCCTCCCTCAGCCTCAATTT CGGAAATGTGCGGAAGAATACGAGTAATTTAGGTTTACATAGGGTTAATTCGAGGAGTTTAGTCAAGTGTTCGTCAGTTGATTATTCGCATGGAG GAAATGTGCCGAAGTTTCCAAGGGTGAGAGTTTGGGATCCTTACAAGCGCCTTGGCATAAGTCCATATGCCTCAGAGGAAGAAATATGGAGTTCACGTAATTTCCTTGCGGAGCAGTATGCTGGGGATGAGAGGAGTGTGGAATCTATAGAAGCCGCATTTGAAAAACTTCTTATGAAAAGCTTTTGGGAGAGAAAGAAAACAAAGATTAATTTGAAAACAAGGTTGAAGAGCAAAGTTGAGGAATCTCCTCCTTGGGTGAAGAATTTACTCAGTTTTGTTGAGCTTCCGGCAACCGTTATTATTCTCAGAAGATTGTTTCTATTTGCGTTCATGGCTGCTTGGAGTATAATGAACTCTGCTGAAGGTGGACCAGCTTTCCAG GTGGCAATTTCTCTAGGAGCTTGCATATACTTTCTAAATGACAAGACGAAGAGCTTACCGAGAGCTGCTATTATTGG ATTTGGATCCCTGGTTGCGGGTTGGCTTTGTGGTTCGATTCTGGGACCGATGGTACCAGCAGCTATTTTGCCAGCGACATGGACTCTAGAACTCCTTACTTCATTGTTTGTGTTTCTTACTTTGTTTGTTGGATGCACCTTCCTTAAGTAA